CGTCTGCAAAACATTCGGTGCCCTTGaccaccaagtcatctctctCACCCTAAGACCTAgaccaatttttaaaaaccaatgatTGTTCATCTCCACTGGTGATCAAAGCAAGACCTTGTTATAGACAGAACCCACAGAGTCTAGTTCTACTTGTCCAGATGTTACAGTTTCGGGAAGCGTTCGCACCTGAAACTGGCCACCCCTCTCTACTACTGAGGTACTGAGAAAGGACATACAACAAAGTGCTTTCCCCTTAgggtactaaaaggaaaactcgaCCTTGGTGTGTTTGAGGCTGTGGCCCTGGGACTGCCTAACTCCCAGTCCTGGTGAATTCCGGAGACATTCACTCCAGGTGTCTCTCCTCCACCGCCTTCCGATGGATGCCAATCACATCACCATAAAGGACGAGCTTGGTCTTGACCCAACTCTTCATACAAAGGAAAATTAGGGGGAGGGGTCACTTCAGCTCCCCTTTCTCATCAAAGGGGTTATTCCTTCTTTTCAAGAAGCAGTGTCCCTTTGATGGGTAAAGGATGCTGAATCTGGATTAGTAACCTAACTCAGTTTGTTAGAACTATGATATGGTAGGTCTCAAAAAAGACCTGGAGTTAGGTCACTAATCCAAAAACTAAAATTTTGAGTGCCACACAAGTGACTTACCCAAGGTCTACATAGGTGTGGACCAGGGTGGATGGCATCCACACCTGGGTACCTTACTTCTAGAATACCTTTCCTTTTCTAGTCACCACTCTCTGCCCACTGAGGTCACTTACCCCAGCCGGATGATGCAAACCTGTGTTCTTGTGAAATCCAAGTACCTTGGAGAAAAATCTCAGGATTTTTGTTTACACTAAGTCTGGAAATCTATGAGAAAGCATTCAGAAACATAAAGTACCTGTCAGTACCCACAAATATGGCACAGATGCAGAATTTGAAATTGAGCCAGACAGAGGGGCAGCCTACAAACCCACCTAGCTGAGCAACACAGGACGCAACCACCCCCCcccgcgcacgcacacacacacacacacacacacacacacacacacacacacacacacacacacacttcagccaGAACCAAATGCAGGGATCACAaagggccagcagagggcgcgcCGCCCCCAGGGAGGTGAGAGCTAGTTGTAGCAAGCAGCGAGGATTAGGGGAACCGCAGGCTAGGAGGATGTACCTCTATTTCCCCGCCACTCACCCGGTAGGACCAGGCCAAGGAGGAGGGTGAGAAGACCACCTCCCCGCCTCATGGATCTGAGGGGCAGAGAAACAGGAGTGCTACCTAGAAATTACATCACGCTGCGCAACCCtgcggcgtgtgtgtgtgtgtgtgtgtgtgtgtgtgtgtgtgtgtgtgtgtgtgtgtgtgtgtgtggggggggggagacttaGTCCAATCCCGAGAGGGACGAAAAAAAGACACGCACACGCACCCGGGAAAATGCTCCATGCACATGGAGAAATTTCTTGCTAGGAACTGCACTGAAAACCGAGCCCCCAGCATCTCCCTGCTGTTCCTCTCCCGATGCAAAGCACTCAGTTAGTGAGagtcccccccccgccccacctcGACAACCCCACACCCCTCAACTCCAGCCCTGCACCCTCCAGCCTGGCTCCAGCGCCGCCGCGAGCTTTCCCCGGGACTGGCCCTGGCGGGGCGCCTAGAGCCCCATTGCATTGCtccaggagaaaggaggggggcgGTGCATTTTGTAGGAGGAGGAGAaccggggcggggggggggggagaaaattGCGCGGAGACCTGCCAagcgccaccgccgccgccgccaccgccgctgcCGCGCCGCCGCCGCCTGTGAGCTCCGGCGGGCAGCCTGACTGTCGGCTTCCCGGGGCATCTGGGTCCGGCGGGGCACAGTCCTGGGCGCTGCcggagccgccgccgccgccgcggcgACCAGTGCAGTCGCTTAACCCCGAGCCCGTGCGGCTCCGGCTCCTCGCGGGTggaggagtggggggtggggttgttgtttggggggaagaagggggagggggcaacgCGGAGAGAGTCAGTGGTTTCCATGGTGATGGAGCTGAAAGTGCAGGAAATTTAAAGGCTTGGACCCTGCGAGACAGACAAACCGGTGCCAACGTGCGCGgacgccgccgccgccaccgccgctgGAGTCCGCAGGGCAGAGCCGGCTGTGCAGCCCGGAGCAGACGGAGAGAAGTGGCCCAGGACCCGCTCGACCGGAGGCTCCGCACAGAGAAGCAGGACGCCGAgcagccagaggaggaggaggaggaaagaggctcGTCCACGCGCCCTGCGCCGCCCGCAGCCGGGGAGAGCAGCGAGGAGCCGGCGCCCCCAGCGCCCCACGGTCGCGCTGGAGTAATCTCGGATGCCCGGCCGCGGCCGCCTTCCCAAGTAGAGCGGCGGGGGGCAGTTGTGACCAACTCGTGCGCGTCTTCTGCGCCGCGGCGGGAGCCGGCGCTGCGCGAACGCTTCTCCTCGCGGCTCATGCTGCCTGCCCTGCGCCAGCCCAGCTTCGGGTGAGCCGCCTCCGGAGGGACCGGGGAGCGCGGCAGCGCCGCGGACTCGGCGTGCTCTCCTCCGGGGACGCGGGACGAAGAGGCAGCCCCGGGACGCGCGCGGGAGGCATGGAGCGCTGCCCCAGCCTGGGGGTCACCCTCTACGCCCTGGTGGTGGTCCTGGGGCTGCGGGCAGCACCAGCCGGCGGCCAGCACTATCTACACATCCGCCCAGCACCCAGCGACAACCTGCCCCTGGTGGACCTCATCGAACATCCAGACCCTATCTTTGACCCTAAGGAGAAGGATCTGAACGAGACGCTGCTGCGCTCGCTGCTCGGGGGCCACTACGACCCGGGTTTTATGGCCACTTCACCCCCAGAGGACCGACCCGGAGGGGGCGGGGGACCGGCTGGAGGTGCCGAGGACCTGGCGGAGCTGGACCAGCTGCTGCGGCAGCGGCCGTCGGGGGCCATGCCGAGCGAGATCAAAGGGCTGGAGTTCTCCGAGGGCTTGGCCCAAGGCAAGAAGCAGCGCCTgagcaagaagctgaggaggaagttACAGATGTGGCTGTGGTCACAGACCTTCTGCCCGGTGCTGTACGCGTGGAACGACCTAGGCAGCCGTTTTTGGCCGCGCTACGTGAAGGTGGGCAGCTGCTTCAGCAAGCGCTCCTGCTCTGTGCCTGAGGGCATGGTGTGTAAGCCATCCAAGTCTGTGCACCTCACGGTGCTGCGGTGGCGCTGTCAGCGGCGCGGGGGTCAGCGCTGCGGCTGGATTCCCATCCAGTACCCCATCATTTCCGAGTGTAAGTGTTCCTGCTAGAACTCGGGGCCCCCTGCCCGCGCCCAGACACTTGATGGATCCCCACcaacgccccccacccccaccgcctcCAACCAGTTCCACCACCCTCTAGCGAGGGTTttcaatgaacttttttttttcttcttggctaCAGAGACCTGGCTTTCTGGTTCATGTAATGCACTGTTGTTTAACTGTGtaggaatgtatatgtgtgtgtatatacggTCCcagttttaatttacttattaaaaGGTCAGTATTATACGTCAAAAGTTACCCGGCTTctactgtatttaaaaaaaaataagcaagcaaagtgaaaaaaagagcagagaaaagagagacttaTTCTGGTTGTTGGTAATAATGTTAACCTGCTATTTATATCCCAATGCCCTTCGCATGGCGAAGCAGGGGGGAAacgttatttttttcttaaaagtacaAAGAGAGGGGGAACTTTTGTAGAAGGACTTTTAAAAAAGCTATTTTCCATTCTTCGGaaaatgttttgattttccttAGACCTCGAAGAAGTTATAGAGTTCAATGTTATTTTACAGTTATTGTAAATATAGAGAACAAATGGAATGACTAATCATTGTAAATTAAGAGTATCTGCtatttattctttataatatCCCGTGTAGTAAATAAGAAAGAAGTGCAGAACAGGATTAAAGAAAACCACTAAAACCGACTGGGCTCTACACTGTGATTCACTGTgttggtgattgatggggggggggggttgtcgCCGCGCTTACTACGCCTATTGGGAGACATGCTCATCCGTTTGGACTCCCCTCCTGTGGGGTGATGAAGGTGACTGTAaaattttcagtgtgtgtgtggggggggtgttatTCTCAAACCCCATCTTTTAAGTATCATGTGGCTTCTACCGAGTCTCCCAGGGTACCCTCCCCCGTGACACCAAAGCTCAGGCCTGTAGTGACCTCGACACCCAGCCGGCCCCCTGGAGCTGACCCCGGGCTGGGCCgatgagggggggagggagggggtggctgCTTTGTCCAGGCTGACAGGCCCTTCACAATGGGGACACGTGTCTTTCACACCTTCCCTGGGGGCGGAGTGCTGCTGAAACTTGACCCCCgaggaatggggggggggtgtcagagCGCGCCCACCCAGATCCCGCCACCCCTCCCTCCTTGTACCCCCACCACAATATCCAGCCCTTGTTAACCCTTTGCATGCCCGGAAACTATGGTGGTTGGGGCTAAATGGTGTTGAATTCTGCTACATACAACCTCAGGGATACTTCTGGTCTGAAGCCCCCACGTCCCAGGCCCACAACTGACTAGGGAGAGATAATTTGGATATTTGACACTCACCTGGGCCTCTTCCAGGACCTAAGAAAGACTGAGGTCCCAGATTTCAGAGGGATGTGAATCTGGGTACAAATCACCAATTCTGGGACCTGCACTAAGCAGAGAAACGcgaccccccacccccggacACTTACTccacttggggggtgggggtgagaagaGAGGTGAAATCAGAATGGGATTTTTGCTCTTTAGTATAGAGGCAAAATTACCCCTTAAATGTTCGGGTTAATATTACTGTATCCCAcccttaaaaaaaatccatcttctTGGGACCCGCTTTAGACTCTCGCGTGCATCCCAATCCCCAGTGGCGGCCATCCACTCAGCTCCACGTGGGCCGGCTTCCTGACACCGCTCCCCGCTCCTTTTATTTATCTTGGACTCCACAGTCGCCCTCCTttgctcccttccccacccccttgccACCTCGTCGCGCCTCCCTCCAGGCCTCCTGTCCTCCGcctccccccccagcccccccctCCGGAGTCGCAGCGAATCTATGCTAATTATTTCAAACCTGCACCGAGTCCCCAGCTCAGTCTCAATGCCCCGGGCCCcgccctccctgtccctccagcCGGGCGCTTTCTTCCCTCCCGACGCAGCCTCGGTGGCTCCTCATTTCAATAGCCTGGCCCCGGAGCCGGAGCCCCCTCCCCGGCGCTGCCTCCGTCAGCCGTGGGACAGACGTTAGGGTATTCATTAACTGGGAGCCGAGGAATAACGGCATTATTCCCCCCAGAGAGGGCACCCTGCCCCCGCGACTATCTGAGGCTTCATTGTAAAAGGATTAAAAGTTAAAGACCTCCATCTTATGATTCTTTCATTTAATCTTTCTGGCGCCTGGGAGACATGCTCGATGGATGatggcttttaaaatattcctaATGTCGGCTACCTTAAGACTCCAAGCCGGGCAAACAAACGTAATTTATTTCCAGAAGAAAGAGGATATTGAGATGTTTAAGTTTATGAACCGCCGTCCACACGTATATTTGTTAAGTTCTGACAAATACCCAAATAACGTTAAAAATCGGCCATTCATCACTTATGAATTTATGCAAAACTTTCTATGCCCCGGGCCAATATTTTTGTAGACAGAGTTTCACTTGCGAGGGgcggaggaggtggggaggagggacgAGGAGGGGGCTTGGgtcggggttggggggggagccCAAAGCAAGAATTTTCATGCCTGGTAAACACGCGAATTATGCGAAGAGAGTTATTCCCAGCTGGGCGGGCAGCCAAAACTCGGAGAGCGCGCGGAGGCCAGCGCCCCCACCCCCACGTTGGTAATGTCATTGGATTACAATGCGAGGTCTTCCCTCCGCGACGCCCCCTCCTCCCGCCGCGGGCCCGCCCGCCCgcgcccctcctccccacccctgcccacttGGAAAACCCGCTCGCAGCCGGCGAGCTTCTCGGCTTTCAGAGCCAGGAGCCAGAGTGAGCTGGGAGGACCCGCGCTGCAGACGTGACCGGCTACAGACCACCGCACTGACAGACCCGGAGGGCTGGCCCAGGACGGCTCCGCGCGCGCACCGAGAACCCTGCCCGACGCAGGCGGTCCCACAAGAAGAAGGCAGGAGGCGCTGGTCCTGAAACTAAAGTGTGTGCTTGATGATGCCCTGGCCACTCTCTCCTTCTATTACGATTAGTGTTGATAGTACTATAATTCTAAGGGAGAGAGCTGTAAGCAAAGAGGCACCTACTGCCTGTCTCCTAAGAGGAGGAAAATTGATCCAGGAATCCTCTACGGCAGCCTGAGTCCATGAACCGATGCAGCTGCTGAGGGACAGTGTCTCCCACCGTGGAGATTTATAATTATTACCGACACATTGCCTTCTTCCAACCCAGTACCAATCAGAGTACAGAGGGTCGAGGGAACTGTCCCTCCCCTCAGGATTGT
The genomic region above belongs to Rattus rattus isolate New Zealand chromosome 9, Rrattus_CSIRO_v1, whole genome shotgun sequence and contains:
- the Nog gene encoding noggin, translated to MERCPSLGVTLYALVVVLGLRAAPAGGQHYLHIRPAPSDNLPLVDLIEHPDPIFDPKEKDLNETLLRSLLGGHYDPGFMATSPPEDRPGGGGGPAGGAEDLAELDQLLRQRPSGAMPSEIKGLEFSEGLAQGKKQRLSKKLRRKLQMWLWSQTFCPVLYAWNDLGSRFWPRYVKVGSCFSKRSCSVPEGMVCKPSKSVHLTVLRWRCQRRGGQRCGWIPIQYPIISECKCSC